In a genomic window of Tursiops truncatus isolate mTurTru1 chromosome 7, mTurTru1.mat.Y, whole genome shotgun sequence:
- the ERICH2 gene encoding glutamate-rich protein 2 isoform X6, whose protein sequence is MSKNVVITEQEKNNEYSPEDTDDKLSESTDDDGEDDTNDEDNEEDSNPNKDTHAPLELMTEFLRSEMGQDYHLAKKLCQKILIYEPENPEAKEFSSLIEEMLLMEKAQNLEEDDEESEEDSSGESEGESSEDPSEESSDECEDG, encoded by the exons ATGAGCAAAAATGTAGTCATTACAGagcaggagaaaaataatgaatattccCCTGAGGATACTGATGACAAGTTGTCTGAATCAACAGAtgatgatggtgaggatgatACCAATGATGAAGATAATGAGGAAGACAGTAACCCTAATAAGGATACTCATGCCCCATTAGAGTTAATGACAGAA TTCCTGAGATCAGAAATGGGCCAAGACTACCATTTGGCAAAAAAATTATGTCAGAAGA TCCTAATCTATGAACCAGAAAATCCTGAGGCCAAGGAGTTTTCCTCACTTATTGAAGAAATGCTGCTGAtgg AGAAAGCTCAAAATCTGGAGGAAGATGATGAAGAGAGTGAAGAGGacagtagtggtgagagtgaaggGGAGAGCAGTGAGGATCCAAGTGAAGAAAGCTCTGATGAATGTGAAGATGGGTGA
- the ERICH2 gene encoding glutamate-rich protein 2 isoform X5 → MEQCQSEMSKNVVITEQEKNNEYSPEDTDDKLSESTDDDGEDDTNDEDNEEDSNPNKDTHAPLELMTEFLRSEMGQDYHLAKKLCQKILIYEPENPEAKEFSSLIEEMLLMEKAQNLEEDDEESEEDSSGESEGESSEDPSEESSDECEDG, encoded by the exons GTGAAATGAGCAAAAATGTAGTCATTACAGagcaggagaaaaataatgaatattccCCTGAGGATACTGATGACAAGTTGTCTGAATCAACAGAtgatgatggtgaggatgatACCAATGATGAAGATAATGAGGAAGACAGTAACCCTAATAAGGATACTCATGCCCCATTAGAGTTAATGACAGAA TTCCTGAGATCAGAAATGGGCCAAGACTACCATTTGGCAAAAAAATTATGTCAGAAGA TCCTAATCTATGAACCAGAAAATCCTGAGGCCAAGGAGTTTTCCTCACTTATTGAAGAAATGCTGCTGAtgg AGAAAGCTCAAAATCTGGAGGAAGATGATGAAGAGAGTGAAGAGGacagtagtggtgagagtgaaggGGAGAGCAGTGAGGATCCAAGTGAAGAAAGCTCTGATGAATGTGAAGATGGGTGA